One segment of Methanolinea mesophila DNA contains the following:
- a CDS encoding YqhA family protein, whose translation MARAFHSLYKFRYLTFLAVIGSLIGSFLLLYIGLSRIFEGMVVLFTDINIHTDMNLPAHLSEDGLVTVLIVQAVDVFLFALVLMIFGIGIYTLFILNPDEPEKQKIPSWLQINSIGELKTSLAGVIIIILFVNVLENIIIVGYENLAWEVLIIPITIALLAAALYLLPKH comes from the coding sequence ATGGCCAGGGCCTTTCATTCTCTCTACAAATTCAGGTACCTCACGTTTCTCGCCGTTATCGGCTCGCTCATAGGCTCGTTCCTCCTCCTCTACATCGGCCTTTCCCGGATATTCGAAGGCATGGTGGTGCTCTTCACCGACATCAATATCCACACCGACATGAACCTCCCGGCCCATCTCTCCGAGGACGGGCTCGTCACGGTGCTTATCGTCCAGGCGGTGGATGTGTTCCTCTTCGCCCTGGTGCTGATGATCTTCGGGATCGGGATCTATACCCTGTTCATCCTGAATCCCGACGAGCCGGAGAAGCAGAAGATCCCCTCCTGGCTCCAGATCAACAGTATCGGGGAGTTGAAGACAAGCCTCGCCGGGGTGATCATCATCATCCTCTTCGTCAACGTGCTGGAGAACATCATCATCGTGGGATACGAGAACCTTGCCTGGGAGGTCCTGATAATTCCCATCACCATCGCACTCCTCGCGGCCGCCCTCTATCTCCTCCCGAAACATTAA